A region from the Desulfatirhabdium butyrativorans DSM 18734 genome encodes:
- the cooS gene encoding anaerobic carbon-monoxide dehydrogenase catalytic subunit, which produces MNSLRNYDSYSIAQDTRLMLKRAEQESVETVWDRHERQSPHCGFCEMGLSCRICVMGPCRIDPFGEGPQQGVCGADADIIVARNLGRMIAAGAAAHSDHGRDLVEVLEKVAEGKAPGYSIQDANKLRLVAAEYGIEALEREPLAIAKDLAFAMQEDYGTRKKCLQLVDRAPSQRRALWENLGITPRGIDRETSEMMHRTHMGVDNDWVSLLLHGLRNALSDGWGGSMIATDVSDILYGTPMPAFSQVNMGVLKEDMVNILVHGHNPVVSETILQACASPELIALAKEKGAAGINLAGLCCTGNELLMRHGVPMAGNHLCTELALTTGAVEMMIVDYQCIMPAISKVAACFHTKMISTSDKAKFPGMVHREFHPENALELAHGLVREAVENFARRIPERVYIPVEPIPMMAGFSIEAIVKALGGSVTPLIDAIKSGAIRGAVGIVGCNNPKIKQDHGHVTLAKRLIENDILVVDTGCAAVASAKAGLKVPEAAVMAGAGLRSVCQSLGIPPVLHFGSCVDNVRILNLAAALANTLGVDISDLPIAGAAPEWYSEKAVSIGAYFVASGVFTVLGPMPPITGSLNVVKLLTEGLNGVVGAAFAVEPDPEKAAILIKEHIDAKRKALGLGV; this is translated from the coding sequence ATGAACAGCCTCAGAAATTACGACAGCTACAGCATCGCTCAGGATACCCGGCTCATGCTGAAACGGGCCGAACAAGAATCCGTCGAAACCGTGTGGGATCGGCATGAACGCCAATCCCCCCATTGCGGTTTCTGTGAAATGGGTCTTTCCTGCCGCATCTGCGTCATGGGCCCTTGCCGGATCGATCCCTTCGGAGAAGGGCCGCAGCAGGGGGTGTGCGGCGCGGATGCGGACATCATCGTGGCGAGAAACCTGGGCAGAATGATTGCGGCAGGTGCTGCCGCCCATTCGGATCACGGCAGGGATCTGGTAGAGGTTCTGGAAAAAGTCGCAGAGGGAAAGGCCCCGGGATACAGCATTCAGGATGCCAACAAGCTGCGCCTGGTGGCTGCCGAATACGGCATCGAAGCCCTGGAGCGTGAACCGCTGGCCATCGCCAAAGACCTGGCCTTCGCGATGCAGGAAGATTACGGGACGCGCAAGAAATGCCTGCAGCTTGTGGATCGGGCCCCATCCCAGCGCAGGGCGCTGTGGGAGAATCTTGGCATTACGCCGCGGGGCATCGATCGGGAAACCTCCGAAATGATGCACCGGACCCACATGGGCGTCGACAACGACTGGGTGAGCCTTCTGCTGCACGGACTGCGGAACGCCCTCTCGGATGGTTGGGGCGGCTCGATGATCGCAACGGATGTTTCGGACATCCTGTACGGCACCCCCATGCCGGCCTTCTCCCAGGTGAACATGGGCGTACTCAAGGAGGACATGGTCAACATCCTCGTTCATGGCCACAATCCGGTCGTCAGCGAAACCATCCTTCAGGCCTGCGCCTCGCCGGAGCTCATTGCACTGGCCAAGGAAAAAGGCGCTGCAGGCATCAATCTGGCCGGGCTCTGCTGCACCGGAAACGAGCTGCTGATGCGCCACGGGGTTCCCATGGCCGGGAACCACCTGTGCACGGAGCTGGCGCTGACCACGGGAGCCGTGGAAATGATGATCGTCGATTACCAGTGCATCATGCCTGCCATATCCAAGGTGGCCGCCTGCTTCCACACGAAGATGATCAGCACCAGCGACAAGGCCAAATTCCCGGGGATGGTGCATCGCGAATTCCATCCGGAAAACGCGCTGGAACTGGCCCACGGCCTGGTGCGGGAGGCTGTTGAGAATTTCGCGAGGCGCATTCCCGAGCGGGTGTACATTCCGGTGGAGCCGATTCCGATGATGGCCGGTTTTTCCATCGAGGCCATCGTCAAGGCGCTGGGCGGGAGTGTGACGCCGCTCATCGATGCCATCAAATCCGGTGCCATTCGCGGGGCGGTTGGCATCGTCGGCTGCAACAACCCCAAGATCAAGCAGGACCATGGCCATGTGACGCTCGCCAAACGGCTGATCGAAAACGATATCCTGGTGGTCGATACCGGATGTGCGGCTGTCGCCAGCGCCAAGGCGGGCCTGAAGGTGCCCGAGGCTGCGGTAATGGCTGGGGCTGGGTTGCGCTCCGTTTGCCAGTCGCTCGGCATTCCGCCCGTGCTGCATTTCGGCAGTTGCGTGGACAATGTGCGGATTTTGAATCTGGCTGCGGCCCTGGCCAACACGCTTGGCGTGGACATCAGCGATCTGCCCATTGCAGGGGCCGCTCCCGAATGGTATTCGGAAAAAGCCGTTTCGATCGGCGCCTATTTCGTGGCCTCCGGCGTGTTCACGGTTCTGGGACCCATGCCGCCCATCACCGGGAGCCTCAATGTGGTGAAGCTCCTGACCGAAGGGCTCAACGGGGTGGTGGGCGCGGCCTTTGCCGTGGAGCCCGACCCCGAAAAGGCCGCCATCCTGATCAAGGAGCATATCGACGCCAAGCGGAAGGCGCTGGGGCTGGGGGTTTGA
- a CDS encoding efflux RND transporter permease subunit, producing MFSKFFIERPIFATVLSIIICIAGAVSIAVLPIEQYPAITPVQVTVSASYPGADAKTLADSVAAPIEAQINGVDNMLYMSSTSSSNGLLSISVYFDLKTDPDIAQVQVQNRVNLALPQLPSIVTQQGVSVQKQSSSIMMIVAITSKTNRYSSDYIANYANVYVLDSLKRVPGAGQASVLGAPDQAMRIWMNPDRMASLGITTSDIQQAVSSQNALFGAGQIGQQPSSGKVELTFPVVTQRPFTDPAQYENIILRASQDGSAIVRLKDVARAEVGLRQYIMDSKLNGTPATLIAVYLQPGANALKVSENVRQAMVQMKEGFPEGLDYVISLDTTTFVRLSIKEVQDTLFEAVILVVLVVFLFLQNFRATIICTIAIFVALIGTFTGMLVLGFSINLLTLFGLVLAIGIVVDDAIVVVENVERNMSQFHLSPREATIRAMAEVTSPVIATVLVMSAVFVSAAFLPGTTGQLYKQFAITIAISVAISGFVALTLTPAMCGFMLRHTAAPRKGPFAWFNRLFDAFTQAFGRAVVLVIKRMGIAFVLLAVMIWGIVHLFGVLPTSFVPGEDQGYVMAAIIMPDAASLDRTRVVTEAVDKIFEQIPGVENRTEIAGYSLLDGGFKPNAGTFFVTLKPFEERYQSAERARAENSRAVIGNVYRGVRDILQGMVIPFAPPAIPGIGSTGGFEFWIQDREAGDPAKLEDVLRHFLEKARQRPELSGLNSTFRASSQQLRADVDREKANLLGVPVQDVYSAIQAQFGSLTVSQFNEFSRVWWVVLQSDPAYRQKPEDLTRLYTRSNQQQMVPLSSLVTTRWVTGPDLLPHFNGFPAAKINGSAAAGYSSGQAITVMEQLAREVLPPGYSFAWSGLALEEKKSGGTSSLAFIFGLIFVFLILAAQYESWTLPGSVMTAVPFGVLGALTFNWLRGLENDVYFQIGLLVLVGLGAKNALLRVTFAVDLRKQGKSVMEATILAGEMRLRPIIMTSLAFIFGVLPLAVAVGAGANARHSIGTGIIGGMIGEATLAMLYVPLFFYIFDRWTERSLERKARGKAASGITEQSDSRSPEEPEGDRKEGN from the coding sequence ATGTTCTCGAAATTTTTCATTGAACGGCCGATTTTTGCGACAGTCCTGTCGATCATCATCTGTATTGCCGGGGCCGTTTCCATCGCCGTGCTGCCGATCGAACAATACCCCGCGATCACGCCCGTGCAGGTAACGGTTTCGGCAAGCTATCCGGGAGCGGACGCCAAGACGCTGGCCGACTCTGTGGCTGCGCCCATCGAGGCGCAGATCAACGGGGTGGACAACATGCTCTACATGTCTTCAACCAGCTCGTCGAACGGCCTGCTGAGCATTTCGGTGTATTTCGATCTCAAAACCGATCCGGATATCGCTCAGGTACAGGTGCAGAATCGGGTGAATCTGGCCCTGCCGCAGTTGCCGTCGATTGTGACCCAGCAGGGCGTATCCGTGCAGAAGCAGTCTTCCTCCATCATGATGATCGTCGCCATCACCTCGAAGACCAACCGGTACAGCAGCGACTACATCGCCAATTACGCCAACGTGTATGTACTGGATTCCCTCAAACGGGTTCCCGGCGCCGGGCAGGCATCGGTGCTCGGTGCGCCCGATCAGGCCATGCGCATCTGGATGAACCCGGATCGCATGGCATCCCTCGGGATCACGACCAGCGACATTCAGCAGGCCGTTTCTTCCCAGAATGCCCTGTTCGGGGCCGGTCAGATCGGGCAGCAGCCCAGCTCCGGCAAGGTCGAGCTGACATTTCCCGTGGTGACCCAGCGGCCGTTCACGGACCCGGCACAGTACGAAAACATCATCCTGCGGGCCAGCCAGGATGGCAGCGCCATCGTCCGGCTGAAAGACGTGGCCCGGGCGGAAGTGGGGTTGCGCCAGTATATCATGGACAGCAAACTCAACGGGACGCCCGCCACGCTGATTGCGGTTTACCTGCAACCCGGCGCAAACGCCCTGAAAGTTTCCGAAAACGTGCGGCAGGCCATGGTGCAGATGAAGGAAGGCTTTCCCGAGGGGCTCGACTACGTGATCTCGCTGGATACCACGACGTTTGTGCGGCTCTCGATCAAGGAGGTTCAGGACACGCTGTTTGAAGCGGTGATTCTGGTGGTTCTGGTGGTTTTCCTGTTTCTGCAGAATTTTCGGGCCACCATCATTTGCACCATTGCCATCTTCGTCGCGCTCATCGGCACGTTTACCGGGATGCTGGTGCTGGGGTTTTCCATCAACCTGCTTACGCTGTTCGGGCTGGTACTCGCCATCGGGATCGTGGTGGACGATGCCATTGTCGTGGTGGAAAACGTGGAAAGGAACATGAGCCAGTTTCATCTCTCTCCGAGGGAGGCAACCATCCGGGCCATGGCGGAAGTGACCAGCCCCGTCATCGCAACCGTGCTGGTCATGTCCGCCGTATTTGTCTCCGCGGCGTTTCTGCCAGGCACGACAGGCCAGTTGTACAAGCAGTTTGCCATCACCATCGCCATATCCGTGGCCATTTCCGGTTTCGTCGCCCTGACGCTCACCCCTGCCATGTGCGGATTCATGCTGCGTCATACCGCAGCGCCCCGGAAAGGGCCTTTTGCCTGGTTCAACCGCCTCTTCGACGCATTTACGCAGGCCTTCGGCCGGGCCGTCGTGCTGGTCATCAAGCGCATGGGCATTGCCTTCGTGCTGCTGGCCGTGATGATCTGGGGGATCGTTCACCTGTTTGGCGTACTGCCGACCAGTTTCGTGCCGGGTGAAGACCAGGGTTACGTGATGGCGGCCATCATCATGCCGGATGCCGCGAGCCTCGATCGCACCAGGGTCGTAACGGAGGCCGTGGACAAAATCTTCGAACAGATTCCAGGTGTTGAAAACAGAACGGAAATCGCCGGTTACAGTCTTCTGGACGGCGGGTTCAAGCCCAATGCCGGGACGTTTTTCGTGACGCTCAAACCCTTTGAAGAGCGGTATCAATCTGCAGAGCGGGCCAGGGCCGAGAATTCGCGCGCCGTGATCGGCAATGTGTACCGGGGAGTCAGGGACATTCTTCAGGGCATGGTCATCCCGTTTGCGCCACCCGCGATTCCCGGCATCGGATCAACCGGCGGATTCGAATTCTGGATTCAGGACCGGGAAGCCGGCGACCCGGCGAAGCTGGAGGATGTGCTCCGGCACTTCCTGGAAAAGGCCAGACAGCGGCCCGAGCTCAGTGGGCTCAACTCCACCTTTCGCGCGTCATCCCAGCAGCTTCGGGCCGATGTGGACCGGGAAAAAGCCAACCTGCTGGGTGTTCCGGTCCAGGATGTTTACAGCGCCATTCAGGCGCAATTCGGCTCCCTGACGGTCAGCCAGTTCAATGAATTCAGCCGTGTCTGGTGGGTGGTCCTGCAGTCCGATCCGGCATACCGGCAGAAGCCCGAAGACCTGACCCGTCTCTACACCCGATCGAACCAGCAGCAGATGGTGCCCCTTTCTTCGCTCGTCACCACCCGCTGGGTGACCGGTCCCGATCTGCTGCCGCATTTCAACGGGTTTCCCGCTGCCAAGATCAACGGCAGCGCAGCCGCAGGCTACAGTTCGGGTCAGGCCATCACCGTGATGGAGCAATTGGCCCGGGAGGTGCTTCCTCCGGGTTATTCCTTCGCCTGGTCGGGGCTGGCCCTCGAAGAGAAGAAATCCGGCGGCACATCCTCTCTGGCCTTCATTTTCGGGCTGATTTTCGTCTTTCTCATCCTGGCCGCCCAGTACGAGTCCTGGACCCTGCCCGGATCGGTCATGACGGCCGTGCCCTTCGGTGTGCTGGGCGCGCTGACGTTCAACTGGCTGCGGGGCCTGGAAAACGATGTCTATTTCCAGATCGGGCTTCTGGTGCTGGTGGGACTGGGCGCCAAAAACGCCCTGCTGCGGGTGACGTTTGCCGTCGATCTGCGCAAGCAGGGCAAGTCCGTCATGGAGGCGACGATTCTGGCAGGCGAGATGCGCCTGCGGCCGATCATCATGACATCCCTCGCCTTCATCTTCGGGGTGCTGCCACTGGCCGTGGCCGTCGGTGCCGGCGCCAACGCCAGGCACTCCATCGGTACGGGCATCATCGGCGGCATGATCGGGGAGGCGACCCTCGCGATGCTCTATGTGCCGCTGTTCTTCTATATTTTCGATCGGTGGACGGAGCGATCCCTGGAGCGGAAGGCCAGAGGGAAGGCAGCGTCCGGGATCACGGAGCAATCCGATTCTCGGTCCCCCGAAGAACCGGAAGGCGATCGGAAGGAGGGAAACTGA
- a CDS encoding 4Fe-4S dicluster domain-containing protein produces the protein MKQVVVHPEKCVGCMQCTVACAVAHSSSRTLYAALLEEPLPRSRIHIGSTRFGRGFPNRCRHCDPAPCMRACLPGAIYRVSEYGTVLVDPDKCINCASCAMACPFGVIRYHEDAWAQPGKTVAVKCDNCLSRQLRGLIPACVEACKSGALGFEEMDRAQRRKTDAVSDTVWSTSGVVLPAAGSIGFELLHAQKKAMVEMAQTSRA, from the coding sequence ATGAAACAAGTTGTCGTTCATCCGGAAAAATGTGTCGGGTGCATGCAGTGTACCGTGGCATGCGCCGTCGCACATTCCTCATCCCGAACCTTGTATGCGGCCCTGCTCGAAGAACCCCTGCCCCGATCCCGCATCCACATCGGCTCGACCCGATTCGGCCGGGGTTTCCCCAACCGCTGCAGGCACTGTGACCCTGCGCCCTGCATGCGGGCCTGCCTGCCGGGGGCCATCTACCGGGTAAGCGAGTACGGGACCGTGCTCGTCGACCCGGACAAATGCATCAATTGCGCATCCTGCGCCATGGCCTGCCCCTTCGGCGTCATCCGGTATCATGAAGATGCCTGGGCGCAGCCGGGGAAAACCGTGGCCGTCAAATGTGACAATTGCCTCTCCCGCCAGCTTCGTGGGCTGATTCCGGCCTGTGTGGAAGCCTGCAAGAGCGGCGCGCTCGGTTTCGAAGAGATGGACCGGGCCCAGCGCCGGAAAACCGATGCCGTCTCCGATACCGTATGGAGCACATCCGGCGTTGTCTTGCCGGCAGCGGGCTCCATCGGCTTTGAACTGCTGCATGCCCAGAAGAAGGCCATGGTCGAGATGGCGCAAACATCGCGGGCCTGA
- a CDS encoding efflux transporter outer membrane subunit, whose protein sequence is MRWIIALAMIACSIGCTVGPDYVRPNVDVPDAWRFEDKAALDTANTEWWKQFQDPVLDALIVEALENNKNIRLAAANIEKAAAALIQSRSQLFPQIGYSGSGTRQRATEQGATPVPSSVPNPQTSLQGLVNASWEIDLWGRIQRLSEAAQANLLATEEAKRGVILSLVSSVAGTYIQLLGLDMQLMIARRTLETYAESVRLFELQFQYGQISQMNVEQARTQYETAAGKIPQIESEIAQTEHALSILLGRNPGPIQRNRTLFELTIPAVPSGLPSDVLVNRPDIREAEQNLIAANAQIGAARALYFPSISLTGAFGTASAELSNLFDASARTWNFTGTVTGPIFKAGSISAQVQQAEAARKAALLTYEMAIQGAFADVENALVAREKLARQLQAQERLVKASKEYARLAQLQYEGGYVTYLTVLSAQQQLFPAELNHAQYLASAFASYVNIYKAMGGGWIKDSGQ, encoded by the coding sequence ATGCGATGGATCATTGCCCTCGCCATGATTGCCTGCTCGATTGGCTGCACGGTCGGCCCCGATTATGTCCGCCCGAATGTGGATGTGCCCGATGCGTGGCGCTTCGAAGACAAGGCGGCGCTGGATACGGCCAACACCGAGTGGTGGAAACAGTTTCAGGATCCGGTGCTGGATGCGCTGATCGTTGAGGCGCTGGAAAACAACAAGAATATCCGGCTGGCGGCTGCCAACATCGAAAAGGCTGCTGCTGCGCTCATCCAGAGCCGCTCCCAGCTCTTTCCCCAGATCGGCTACAGCGGCAGCGGCACAAGGCAGCGTGCCACCGAGCAAGGCGCGACCCCGGTTCCATCGTCTGTCCCCAATCCGCAGACATCGCTGCAGGGGCTTGTCAACGCCAGTTGGGAAATCGATCTCTGGGGCCGGATACAGCGCCTTTCCGAGGCGGCCCAGGCCAACCTGCTGGCTACCGAGGAAGCGAAGCGAGGGGTCATTCTCTCGCTGGTTTCATCGGTAGCGGGAACCTACATCCAGCTTCTGGGACTCGACATGCAGCTCATGATCGCCAGACGCACGCTGGAGACGTATGCCGAATCGGTCCGGCTCTTCGAGCTGCAGTTCCAGTACGGCCAGATTTCGCAGATGAATGTGGAGCAGGCGCGTACCCAGTACGAAACGGCAGCAGGAAAAATTCCGCAGATCGAATCCGAGATCGCGCAGACGGAGCATGCGCTCTCGATTCTTCTGGGCAGAAATCCAGGCCCCATTCAACGCAATCGAACGCTCTTCGAGCTGACGATCCCCGCAGTACCTTCCGGCTTGCCATCCGATGTGCTGGTGAACCGGCCCGATATCCGGGAGGCGGAACAGAACCTCATTGCCGCCAACGCGCAGATCGGGGCGGCTCGGGCACTCTATTTTCCGAGCATCTCGCTGACGGGTGCCTTCGGGACCGCGAGCGCCGAGCTCTCCAACCTGTTCGATGCTTCGGCCCGGACCTGGAATTTCACCGGCACCGTGACCGGGCCGATTTTCAAGGCGGGCTCCATTTCCGCTCAGGTCCAGCAGGCCGAGGCCGCCCGCAAGGCGGCGCTCCTCACCTATGAAATGGCCATTCAGGGTGCGTTTGCGGACGTCGAGAATGCGCTGGTCGCCCGAGAGAAACTCGCCCGGCAGCTCCAGGCGCAGGAGCGGCTGGTGAAGGCCAGCAAGGAATATGCGAGATTGGCCCAACTTCAGTACGAAGGCGGATATGTGACCTATCTTACCGTGCTGAGCGCGCAGCAGCAGCTTTTTCCGGCTGAGCTCAACCACGCCCAGTACCTGGCATCGGCTTTCGCTTCCTACGTCAACATCTACAAGGCGATGGGGGGAGGGTGGATAAAGGATAGTGGGCAGTAG
- a CDS encoding efflux RND transporter periplasmic adaptor subunit translates to MGFDRYSKMARIWSVAAVSICLMISLAGCREEKAKVAPKPPVVTVMEVVPRDVPVSIEYVAQTQSSHQVDIHARVSGFLDRRMYREGELVKQGQVLFQMDSKPFQAQLNQALAVLSMQNATLQTARANLARIKPLAELKALSQKDLDDATGQFESASAAVEQAKAQVETARLNLSYTTITSPVTGVAGAAQQTDGTYISTQNSLLTTVAVLSPMWVNFSISENEMQRFRNQADKGLIQRPKDDSYLVEVLLVDGSVFSHTGRIAFADPSFNSQTGTFLIRASVENPQGILRPNQYVRVRLRGATRPNAILVPQAAVQQGPKGHFVWVVGADGKVDQRPVVVGDWHGKDWFIFEGLAAGDRVVVEGTLALRPDLPVVVKPYSAAEASSAVETKPKTDADKAGK, encoded by the coding sequence ATGGGGTTTGACCGATACAGCAAGATGGCAAGGATCTGGTCTGTCGCGGCCGTTTCCATCTGTCTGATGATCTCTCTGGCAGGCTGCAGGGAGGAAAAGGCCAAAGTGGCGCCGAAACCGCCGGTGGTTACGGTGATGGAAGTGGTTCCAAGAGACGTCCCTGTATCGATCGAATATGTCGCCCAGACCCAAAGCTCCCATCAGGTGGACATCCATGCACGGGTCAGCGGTTTTCTGGATCGCCGGATGTACAGGGAAGGCGAGCTCGTGAAACAAGGGCAGGTGTTGTTTCAAATGGACTCCAAACCCTTCCAGGCCCAATTGAATCAGGCTCTGGCGGTGCTTTCCATGCAGAATGCGACCCTGCAGACCGCCCGCGCCAACCTGGCCCGGATCAAACCGTTGGCGGAGCTGAAGGCCCTCTCCCAGAAAGACCTCGATGATGCCACCGGCCAGTTCGAATCGGCCTCGGCTGCCGTGGAGCAGGCCAAGGCCCAGGTCGAAACCGCCCGGCTGAATCTCTCCTATACCACCATTACCTCTCCGGTGACCGGTGTCGCTGGTGCCGCCCAGCAGACGGACGGGACTTACATCAGCACGCAGAACAGCCTGCTCACGACCGTCGCGGTGCTCTCGCCGATGTGGGTGAACTTCAGCATTTCGGAAAACGAGATGCAGCGCTTCCGCAACCAGGCGGACAAGGGGCTGATCCAAAGGCCCAAGGATGACAGCTATCTGGTAGAAGTTCTTCTTGTCGACGGCTCCGTTTTTTCCCATACCGGGCGGATCGCCTTCGCCGATCCTTCGTTCAATTCGCAAACCGGAACATTTCTGATCCGGGCCAGTGTCGAAAACCCGCAGGGCATCTTGCGTCCAAACCAGTATGTCCGGGTGAGACTGCGGGGCGCCACGCGTCCAAATGCCATTCTGGTGCCGCAGGCAGCGGTGCAGCAAGGTCCCAAAGGGCATTTCGTTTGGGTGGTGGGTGCGGATGGCAAGGTGGATCAACGGCCGGTGGTAGTCGGTGACTGGCATGGGAAAGACTGGTTCATCTTCGAGGGGCTGGCGGCAGGGGATCGGGTGGTGGTGGAAGGTACCCTGGCCCTGCGGCCCGATCTTCCGGTAGTCGTCAAACCGTATTCCGCCGCCGAAGCGTCATCGGCCGTCGAAACCAAACCGAAAACCGATGCCGACAAGGCCGGAAAATAG